In Thermococcus sp. M39, the following are encoded in one genomic region:
- a CDS encoding V4R domain-containing protein, which yields MISTGIQRLDDILKGGIRKEHSVMFSGLFDEDHRILMHQFVFSLLTQGYKVLLVEFKQTVDPLKKWLNEYGIDYSPFIYNKKLRILDGYTNIYSKMTVSGEDILPNPLDLPITTAIIKDVLIKGKYDFLVLDDLSILYAVLPSKEEFFKIIIRFINSISLKGISTVASFVEELISPGYYSLLTLPFGYVISVKDSKVRILKAPHPLGPMTCFTYVKTEKGIQPYSEYYESVERLKESLFLDEKGMLWAGNERIQVIGESSESMLIESLFEYFGEEEAKKFLYFWGRKEFQGVGKIYMKVHKTLKEVLERIFNETKISGGGVLEILQFSNDVIVIKGKNLFPRMTNFGTHVHLHYAGSFAQIIEEVSGEEWEAHEIKCEAKGDAYCEFVIKRKAKNLGES from the coding sequence ATGATAAGCACGGGAATACAGAGACTTGACGATATATTAAAAGGGGGCATTCGGAAAGAACACAGCGTAATGTTTTCTGGGTTATTCGATGAGGACCACAGGATATTAATGCATCAATTTGTTTTTTCTCTTTTAACTCAAGGATATAAGGTCCTCTTGGTAGAATTTAAACAAACGGTTGATCCCCTGAAGAAATGGCTTAATGAATATGGCATAGATTACTCCCCGTTCATATATAACAAAAAATTGAGAATACTAGACGGCTACACAAATATTTATTCCAAAATGACGGTATCTGGAGAGGATATACTTCCAAATCCCCTAGATTTACCAATAACAACTGCAATCATAAAAGACGTTCTGATCAAAGGAAAATATGATTTTCTAGTTCTTGATGATTTGTCAATTCTCTATGCTGTTTTGCCGAGCAAGGAGGAATTTTTCAAGATTATTATTCGATTTATAAACTCAATCTCTCTCAAGGGCATATCCACAGTGGCATCATTTGTAGAGGAGTTGATATCCCCTGGTTACTACTCCCTTTTAACTCTGCCTTTTGGATACGTTATCTCAGTTAAGGACAGTAAAGTACGCATTCTTAAGGCTCCTCATCCTTTAGGTCCAATGACGTGCTTCACATATGTGAAAACTGAGAAAGGTATTCAGCCCTATAGTGAGTATTATGAAAGTGTGGAACGTCTGAAGGAGTCCCTATTCTTGGATGAAAAAGGCATGCTGTGGGCTGGAAATGAGAGAATTCAAGTAATAGGAGAGAGTAGTGAATCAATGCTTATTGAGAGTCTTTTTGAGTACTTTGGAGAAGAGGAAGCTAAAAAATTCCTGTACTTCTGGGGAAGAAAGGAGTTTCAGGGAGTCGGGAAGATATATATGAAAGTTCATAAGACCCTTAAAGAGGTTCTAGAGAGAATATTCAACGAAACAAAGATTAGTGGAGGTGGAGTACTGGAAATTCTTCAATTTTCTAATGATGTGATAGTGATAAAAGGGAAGAATTTATTCCCAAGGATGACGAATTTCGGTACCCATGTTCATCTCCATTATGCCGGTTCTTTTGCTCAAATAATTGAGGAAGTCTCCGGAGAGGAGTGGGAAGCTCATGAAATTAAATGTGAAGCTAAAGGGGATGCATATTGTGAATTTGTAATAAAAAGGAAAGCGAAAAACTTAGGAGAGTCTTAG
- a CDS encoding Lrp/AsnC family transcriptional regulator: MMIDELDRKILSLLQKDARLSYREIAKELNVAVGTVYNRLKRLEEEGILKGFYPKLDYEKLGYELTAIIGIRAQGKRIIQIEREIAKDEHVLCVYDVTGEYDIIVIAKFKGREDMNRFVKKVLAIDGVEKTNTHVAMDIVKEDFVLKV; encoded by the coding sequence ATAATGATAGATGAACTTGACAGGAAGATACTTTCACTGCTCCAAAAAGATGCTCGCTTATCTTACAGGGAAATTGCTAAGGAACTTAATGTTGCTGTTGGCACCGTTTACAATAGATTGAAAAGACTTGAAGAAGAAGGCATATTAAAAGGATTTTACCCAAAGTTAGATTACGAGAAACTTGGTTATGAGCTAACAGCCATTATAGGGATTAGAGCCCAAGGAAAGAGAATTATCCAAATTGAGAGGGAAATTGCTAAAGATGAACATGTTCTATGTGTTTATGATGTCACTGGAGAGTACGACATAATAGTCATTGCAAAGTTCAAAGGAAGGGAAGACATGAACAGGTTCGTAAAGAAGGTTTTGGCAATTGATGGCGTTGAAAAAACAAATACCCACGTTGCTATGGACATAGTAAAGGAGGACTTCGTCCTAAAGGTTTAA
- a CDS encoding lipopolysaccharide biosynthesis protein, producing the protein MSYEKRVLIRHSIASIIALALFGISRFLYSIIISRKFGVEVLGSANSLISQAFLIAMPLSFFAVALGKYSSEFLAKENFEKIKSMTSISFSFPLIGILLTPLNIYLAVLSVLRAVQLTFRNFIYGIHKGEVYAYAMIISFVPFIISFYSKNPFLPYIALLFTISLFAFGYLLKKSLLGKPKKDELNLLLRYSSFAFLGTLSGVFLVQGPYFLSEKLGNALIAGRVSASLSAAFLLTYLPQVLQSAIMPLYSYKYGKEELNYVKLLAEKTTELLSIFTAFVVFALLLVGKEVISFLFGFNLGNEFYIALLAVEIYIAYNPSIVALNSTKYVKEGGIIAVSGALAALIAWLTFIKKFNEYGTMLGLLFGYLTILCGTAYISYQKLNISLKSYKPLLFAISLQVLVFISKTVLFVGILLYVLVSKEEIKEGIKAFRGKGL; encoded by the coding sequence ATGAGCTATGAGAAGAGAGTTCTAATAAGGCATTCAATCGCAAGCATAATAGCCTTGGCTTTATTTGGAATAAGCCGATTTCTTTACAGCATTATTATTTCAAGAAAATTTGGAGTAGAAGTTTTAGGCTCTGCAAATTCTCTGATTTCTCAAGCATTTCTCATAGCAATGCCGCTGAGCTTTTTTGCAGTAGCGTTGGGTAAATACTCGTCAGAATTCCTTGCAAAGGAAAATTTTGAAAAAATAAAGTCAATGACATCAATTTCATTCTCATTTCCGCTAATTGGAATTTTGCTTACCCCACTAAACATATATCTTGCTGTTCTCTCAGTTCTTAGAGCTGTTCAGCTCACATTTAGAAATTTCATCTACGGGATCCATAAAGGAGAGGTTTATGCATATGCAATGATCATCAGCTTTGTGCCTTTCATTATTAGCTTTTACTCCAAAAATCCCTTTCTACCATACATAGCGCTGCTTTTTACAATATCACTTTTTGCCTTTGGGTATCTCTTAAAAAAGAGTTTACTCGGAAAACCTAAAAAAGATGAGCTTAACCTTTTACTCCGCTATTCATCTTTTGCATTTCTCGGAACTCTATCTGGAGTATTTTTAGTTCAGGGGCCTTACTTTTTAAGCGAAAAGCTTGGGAATGCACTAATCGCTGGAAGGGTTTCGGCATCCTTATCGGCGGCATTTCTGCTGACTTATTTGCCTCAAGTGCTTCAATCTGCAATCATGCCGCTCTACTCGTATAAATACGGGAAAGAAGAATTAAATTATGTAAAGCTGCTTGCAGAAAAGACTACAGAATTGCTATCAATTTTCACAGCTTTCGTCGTTTTTGCTCTCTTGCTTGTCGGAAAGGAGGTAATTTCATTTCTTTTTGGTTTTAATCTTGGAAATGAATTCTACATTGCACTGCTGGCAGTTGAAATTTACATAGCTTATAACCCCAGCATCGTTGCTTTAAATTCTACGAAATATGTGAAAGAAGGGGGTATAATTGCAGTTTCGGGAGCTTTAGCAGCGCTAATTGCGTGGCTCACTTTCATCAAAAAATTTAACGAATACGGAACAATGCTGGGGTTGTTATTCGGATACCTAACAATATTGTGCGGGACAGCATATATCAGCTACCAAAAGCTGAATATATCGCTCAAATCGTACAAACCGTTATTGTTTGCAATTTCCCTCCAGGTACTGGTCTTCATTTCAAAAACAGTATTATTTGTTGGGATCTTGCTCTATGTGTTGGTCTCGAAGGAAGAAATAAAAGAGGGCATCAAAGCTTTCCGTGGTAAAGGACTCTAA
- a CDS encoding FUN14 domain-containing protein: protein MDVNFSGIVGDMGVGGVVGFITGYALKKFIKLVLALIGAYVLSLFWLQQKGVITINTDALFNLTESAAAQTLSLGDKIVGILPGGGAFVVGFYLGFHKG from the coding sequence ATGGACGTAAATTTTAGTGGAATCGTAGGAGATATGGGAGTTGGAGGAGTAGTCGGCTTCATAACAGGATATGCACTTAAAAAATTCATCAAGCTTGTGCTTGCTCTAATCGGAGCATACGTGCTTAGTTTATTCTGGCTCCAGCAGAAGGGAGTGATAACAATAAACACTGATGCACTGTTCAACCTCACAGAGAGTGCAGCAGCCCAAACACTAAGTCTAGGAGATAAGATCGTGGGGATTCTCCCCGGTGGAGGAGCATTTGTAGTTGGGTTTTATTTGGGATTCCACAAAGGTTAA
- a CDS encoding PadR family transcriptional regulator: MTEPMDRLKEKLTKEVLWIYILSLLKERPMYAYELKSKIREKFGFEPATVSSYVVLYKLEKDGYVISKWQEGETGKPSRKYYELTEKGKKLLEEGIKFIETTLEKLKS, from the coding sequence ATGACTGAGCCAATGGATAGGTTAAAAGAAAAATTGACCAAAGAAGTTTTGTGGATATACATTCTGAGCCTCCTAAAAGAAAGGCCAATGTATGCTTATGAGCTAAAAAGCAAAATAAGGGAGAAGTTTGGGTTTGAACCAGCAACAGTAAGTAGCTATGTTGTCCTCTACAAGCTTGAAAAGGATGGATACGTTATATCAAAATGGCAAGAAGGCGAAACAGGTAAGCCTTCAAGAAAGTATTATGAACTTACAGAAAAAGGTAAAAAGCTCTTAGAAGAGGGAATAAAATTTATAGAAACCACTTTAGAGAAGCTCAAAAGCTAA
- a CDS encoding 50S ribosomal protein L40e, translated as MARFPEAEARLFRKYICMRCGATNPWKAEKCRKCGYKGLRPKAREPRGGVGR; from the coding sequence ATGGCGAGGTTTCCAGAAGCAGAGGCCAGGTTATTTAGAAAGTACATCTGCATGAGGTGTGGAGCAACCAATCCATGGAAAGCCGAAAAGTGCAGGAAGTGCGGGTACAAGGGACTAAGGCCAAAGGCTAGAGAACCAAGAGGAGGAGTTGGGCGTTAG
- a CDS encoding MoaD/ThiS family protein — MIKVKVIGRKIEKEIEWQRGMKVADVLRAVGFNTESAIAKVNGKVALEDDPIKDGDYVEVIPVVSGG; from the coding sequence ATGATAAAGGTTAAGGTCATCGGGAGGAAAATCGAGAAGGAGATTGAGTGGCAGAGGGGTATGAAGGTCGCTGACGTTCTGAGGGCTGTTGGCTTCAACACGGAGAGTGCAATAGCAAAGGTGAATGGAAAAGTCGCTTTGGAGGATGATCCTATTAAAGACGGTGATTATGTTGAGGTCATTCCAGTGGTTTCGGGAGGATAA
- a CDS encoding pyridoxal phosphate-dependent aminotransferase — translation MIHASKRAIGIEYAIRDVVLPARELEKQGIKIIKLNIGDPVKFDFQPPQHMKEAYCKAIMEGHNYYGESEGDIELRKAIVEREKKKNGVDITVDDVMVTAAVTEALQFIFGAIVEPGDEVLIPGPSYPPYVALVKFYDGVPKAYLGIEEEGWQPDIDDMRKKISEKTKAIAVINPNNPTGALYDKKTLKEILDLAGEYDIPVISDEIYDLMTYEGKHVSPGSLTKDVPVIVMNGLSKVYFATGWRLGYMYFVDPENKLAEVKEAIGKLARIRLCPNTPAQKAAIAGLTGPMDYLDEYMKKLKERRDYIYKRLNEIPGLSAQKPEGAFYIFPRIEERSKWKSDKEFVLDVLRNAHILVVHGSGFGEGGEWHFRAVFLPPIEILEEAMDNLEKFMKERLG, via the coding sequence ATGATTCATGCATCTAAAAGGGCCATAGGTATTGAATATGCAATTAGAGATGTTGTTCTACCAGCTAGAGAACTCGAGAAGCAGGGAATAAAAATAATCAAGCTTAATATTGGGGACCCCGTTAAGTTCGACTTTCAGCCGCCTCAACACATGAAGGAAGCGTATTGCAAGGCAATTATGGAAGGACACAACTACTATGGAGAGAGCGAAGGTGATATAGAGCTCAGAAAGGCAATAGTAGAGAGAGAAAAGAAGAAAAACGGCGTTGATATAACTGTGGATGATGTAATGGTAACAGCGGCAGTTACAGAGGCATTACAGTTCATCTTTGGTGCTATCGTTGAGCCGGGAGATGAAGTTTTAATTCCAGGGCCAAGTTACCCACCCTACGTTGCCCTTGTGAAGTTCTATGATGGAGTCCCAAAGGCATATCTTGGAATTGAAGAAGAAGGCTGGCAGCCAGACATAGATGACATGAGGAAGAAGATAAGCGAAAAAACAAAGGCTATAGCTGTTATAAATCCAAATAATCCAACTGGGGCTTTATATGATAAGAAGACACTCAAAGAGATTCTCGACTTAGCTGGAGAATATGATATTCCCGTTATCAGCGATGAAATTTATGATTTAATGACCTATGAAGGAAAGCACGTTTCTCCGGGCTCATTAACAAAAGACGTCCCTGTAATTGTAATGAACGGCCTCTCAAAGGTTTACTTTGCAACAGGGTGGAGATTGGGCTACATGTACTTTGTTGATCCAGAAAACAAGCTCGCTGAAGTAAAAGAAGCTATAGGCAAGCTCGCAAGGATAAGGCTCTGTCCAAACACACCTGCCCAAAAAGCTGCGATTGCTGGTCTCACTGGCCCAATGGACTACCTTGATGAATACATGAAAAAGCTCAAAGAGAGGAGAGATTACATTTACAAGAGGCTGAACGAAATTCCCGGCTTAAGTGCACAAAAACCAGAAGGAGCGTTTTACATCTTCCCACGCATTGAGGAGAGGAGCAAGTGGAAGAGCGACAAGGAATTCGTCCTCGACGTCCTCAGAAACGCTCACATCTTGGTGGTTCACGGCTCAGGATTCGGAGAAGGCGGCGAATGGCACTTCAGAGCTGTCTTTTTGCCACCAATTGAGATTCTTGAGGAAGCAATGGATAACTTAGAAAAATTCATGAAAGAGAGGCTTGGCTGA
- a CDS encoding glycoside hydrolase family 130 protein — protein MRDGNAVVPPLKKLSEPILSPSKDGFDSKNIYNPAVIKERGTIVMLYRAESKNDNITGRIGLALSEDGVHFIKHPEPVIEPEYSWEKKGVEDPRVVKVGKTYYMTYTGYDGKTAKLCLATSKNLVEWKRRGVLFDEFPFPKNGTPNWTKSGAILPEKLKKGEFKGKYIMYFGDSNIWLAYSDDLINWEFIEEPVLTPRKDKFDNILVEPGPPAFMMDFGIVLIYNSAGLENGVRKYKAGIAVFDKENPTKLIARSEKPILEPTYEWEIKGWVDNVVFIEGLVEHEGRIYLYYGGADRYIGIAYWE, from the coding sequence ATGCGAGATGGGAATGCGGTAGTGCCTCCATTAAAAAAGCTCTCAGAACCAATTCTATCTCCTTCAAAGGATGGCTTTGATTCCAAAAACATCTACAATCCTGCTGTGATAAAGGAAAGAGGAACAATTGTGATGCTCTACAGAGCTGAAAGCAAAAACGATAACATCACAGGTAGAATAGGGCTTGCTCTTAGTGAAGATGGTGTTCATTTCATCAAACATCCAGAGCCAGTGATTGAACCAGAGTACAGCTGGGAGAAAAAAGGTGTTGAAGACCCAAGGGTTGTGAAAGTTGGAAAAACATACTACATGACCTACACGGGCTACGATGGAAAGACTGCAAAGCTATGCTTAGCTACATCCAAGAATTTAGTGGAGTGGAAGAGAAGAGGTGTTCTCTTTGATGAGTTTCCGTTTCCAAAGAACGGAACTCCTAATTGGACAAAAAGTGGTGCAATACTACCGGAAAAATTGAAGAAGGGGGAGTTTAAAGGGAAGTACATCATGTACTTTGGCGATTCAAACATATGGCTGGCTTATTCTGATGATTTAATTAACTGGGAGTTCATTGAAGAGCCAGTTCTAACTCCAAGAAAGGATAAATTCGATAATATCCTTGTTGAACCAGGACCTCCAGCATTTATGATGGATTTTGGAATAGTTTTAATCTACAACAGCGCTGGTCTTGAAAATGGAGTTAGAAAGTACAAAGCCGGTATAGCTGTCTTTGATAAAGAAAATCCCACAAAGCTGATAGCGAGAAGCGAAAAGCCAATATTGGAGCCAACTTATGAGTGGGAAATAAAAGGCTGGGTAGATAACGTTGTTTTCATAGAAGGGTTAGTTGAGCATGAAGGAAGGATTTATCTCTATTACGGAGGCGCTGATAGGTACATAGGAATAGCATATTGGGAATAG
- a CDS encoding amylo-alpha-1,6-glucosidase — protein MSKIVLSHNGAFVLSDEEGNMNKHYHGFYAFDTRFVKNISLEIGKEKLLGHIEPDHKTSISHILIGDSTILLRKRELLNNWRYREELTFYNMSKEPIKIKIKYALEVLFEDIFEVRGSHKPIERKIVKEQTSNGVKYTYTGIDGIKRELEIKAEGFEFKSNYLTAEISLGPLGKERISVEFPPRICIKNPPFLIRSDFDFKLEEIVITNNTEINNIFKASLRDLESLTVLTNYGLTVFAGIPYFMCLFGRDSIITSLFLLPYFPEYAKGTLKVLSQLQGKKFNPKREEEPGKIPHEFRFGELSQAGLMPFNPYYGTIDATPLYLILAGEYVKWTEDYKTIRELKETLNKALEWLFMKLEEGEGYIRYSQTSPYVLMNQGWKDSKEGVPDEYGEPTKSAIALAEVQGYAYKALLDMAELSDVLDFEESTLREEAERLKRRFNKDFWIEEEKFYAIALNGDNKPSKVISSNPGHLLFTGIAEHEEEIAERLFEKDMFSGWGIRTLSSREKAYNPFSYHNGSIWAHDNALIALGLAKIGEIEKAAFLGARLLKAATLMNFQLPELFSGVESEIPIPVPRANVPQAWSAASPFAFLTAMLGLYPRRSLSKSTAPRRS, from the coding sequence ATGAGCAAGATTGTGTTATCGCATAATGGGGCATTTGTGCTCTCCGATGAGGAAGGAAATATGAATAAACATTATCACGGCTTCTATGCCTTTGATACAAGATTTGTGAAAAACATTTCTCTTGAAATTGGCAAAGAGAAGCTTTTAGGGCATATTGAACCAGATCACAAGACTTCAATATCACACATACTCATAGGGGACTCAACAATCCTACTGAGAAAGCGAGAGTTGCTGAATAACTGGAGATACAGAGAAGAGCTAACCTTCTACAACATGTCTAAAGAACCCATAAAAATAAAGATTAAATATGCCCTTGAAGTCCTCTTTGAAGACATATTCGAAGTTAGAGGAAGTCACAAACCTATTGAAAGAAAAATCGTCAAAGAACAGACTTCAAACGGAGTTAAATATACTTACACTGGCATTGATGGGATAAAGAGAGAGCTTGAAATTAAAGCTGAGGGATTTGAGTTTAAGAGCAATTACCTCACAGCAGAAATTTCTTTGGGGCCTTTAGGAAAAGAGAGAATTAGTGTTGAATTTCCCCCCAGAATCTGCATAAAAAATCCTCCTTTCTTGATTAGGAGCGACTTCGATTTCAAGCTTGAGGAAATAGTTATCACGAACAATACCGAAATAAACAACATCTTCAAAGCTTCACTGAGAGATTTAGAATCTCTAACAGTGTTAACCAACTATGGATTAACAGTTTTTGCTGGAATTCCCTACTTCATGTGCCTTTTTGGGAGAGATAGCATAATAACATCTCTATTCCTTCTACCATACTTCCCAGAGTATGCCAAGGGGACACTAAAGGTTCTCTCACAGCTGCAAGGGAAAAAATTCAATCCAAAGAGAGAAGAAGAACCAGGCAAAATTCCTCACGAGTTTAGATTTGGAGAACTTTCTCAAGCTGGACTCATGCCTTTCAATCCCTACTATGGAACCATAGATGCAACCCCACTGTATTTGATTTTGGCTGGTGAATATGTTAAATGGACTGAGGACTACAAAACGATAAGAGAGCTGAAAGAAACCCTAAACAAAGCACTCGAATGGCTTTTCATGAAGCTTGAAGAAGGAGAAGGATACATAAGATATTCACAGACATCTCCATATGTTCTAATGAACCAAGGGTGGAAGGACTCAAAGGAAGGTGTTCCAGATGAATATGGGGAACCAACAAAGTCTGCAATTGCACTAGCTGAGGTACAGGGTTATGCATATAAAGCTCTCCTAGATATGGCAGAGCTTTCTGATGTTTTAGATTTTGAAGAATCTACTCTAAGAGAAGAAGCTGAGAGGCTGAAAAGGAGGTTTAACAAAGACTTTTGGATTGAAGAAGAAAAATTCTACGCAATTGCTCTAAATGGAGATAACAAACCTTCAAAAGTCATCTCCTCTAATCCTGGTCATCTGCTTTTTACAGGCATTGCAGAGCATGAAGAAGAAATTGCTGAAAGGCTGTTTGAAAAGGATATGTTTTCTGGCTGGGGAATCAGGACTTTAAGCTCAAGGGAGAAAGCCTACAATCCTTTCAGCTATCACAACGGTAGCATTTGGGCGCATGACAATGCACTTATAGCTTTAGGATTAGCAAAAATCGGAGAAATCGAGAAAGCTGCATTCCTTGGGGCCAGACTCTTAAAAGCTGCAACTTTAATGAACTTCCAATTACCAGAGCTTTTTAGTGGAGTTGAAAGTGAAATCCCAATCCCGGTTCCAAGAGCAAATGTTCCCCAAGCATGGAGCGCTGCAAGTCCTTTTGCGTTCTTAACAGCTATGCTCGGGCTTTACCCCAGAAGGAGTCTCAGCAAATCCACAGCTCCCAGAAGGTCTTGA
- a CDS encoding TIGR01177 family methyltransferase, with translation MLYVEILGNLPSLAESEVKALLELADRRFKIAEEDYLLLAIKGNGRAFPFLDRLGMAHEYGILLFSAESVKELYAKAESIDWGEYIAGTFKVDRETMRNCAHDVENLEKKLGAIIYRQGFRVNLSNPNTLVRVYCGKKLWVGVRIRFFKAKTFDERKADKRPFYKPIALPPRIARAMVNLARARREILDPFMGTGGILIEAGLMGLKVYGVDLRKDMVEGARINLEYFGVKDYVLKQGDATKLIEIFPDKTFEAVATDPPYGSSATLAGRKREELYEKALESIYKILDGYLSIAFPADFNAEKVAEKIGFEVLEKHYQRVHSSLDRYFYVMKT, from the coding sequence ATGCTTTATGTAGAAATCCTTGGAAATTTACCCAGCTTAGCTGAAAGTGAAGTTAAAGCACTCCTTGAGCTTGCAGATAGAAGATTTAAAATTGCTGAGGAGGATTATCTACTTCTGGCAATTAAAGGTAATGGGAGAGCTTTTCCCTTCTTAGATAGACTTGGGATGGCTCATGAATATGGAATTTTGCTTTTTTCAGCAGAGAGCGTTAAAGAACTCTATGCCAAAGCGGAAAGCATAGATTGGGGTGAATATATAGCTGGGACTTTCAAAGTTGACAGAGAGACTATGAGAAATTGTGCTCATGATGTTGAAAATCTCGAAAAGAAGCTCGGCGCAATAATTTACAGACAAGGGTTTAGAGTAAATTTATCTAATCCTAACACTCTTGTGAGAGTTTACTGTGGGAAAAAGCTGTGGGTTGGTGTTAGAATTAGATTTTTCAAAGCAAAAACCTTTGATGAGAGGAAAGCCGATAAAAGGCCTTTCTATAAACCAATTGCTCTGCCCCCAAGAATTGCAAGAGCTATGGTAAATTTAGCAAGGGCAAGAAGAGAGATTCTTGATCCTTTTATGGGTACTGGTGGGATTCTAATAGAAGCTGGATTAATGGGTTTGAAAGTTTATGGCGTTGATTTGCGAAAGGATATGGTTGAAGGAGCAAGGATAAATCTCGAGTATTTTGGTGTTAAAGATTATGTTCTAAAGCAAGGAGATGCAACCAAGCTTATAGAAATCTTTCCAGATAAGACTTTTGAAGCAGTAGCTACTGACCCTCCATATGGTTCCTCAGCAACTTTAGCTGGAAGGAAGAGGGAAGAGTTGTATGAAAAAGCTCTGGAGAGTATTTATAAAATTCTTGATGGTTATCTGAGTATAGCCTTCCCCGCTGATTTTAATGCTGAAAAAGTTGCCGAAAAAATAGGATTTGAAGTTCTGGAGAAGCACTACCAGAGGGTTCACTCTTCCCTTGACAGATATTTCTATGTGATGAAAACATAA